Part of the Cohnella candidum genome, CGCCGGAGTCGTCCCCGCCGCTTCCTTTGTCCTGCGATTGCTGATCCTGTGCCTTCTGCGTGATGTTGATGATGCTGACGACCGCGGGCCGGATTTTCTCGGACGCCGAGATGATCCGCTCCGAGGTCTCCACCAGCGACTGGCCTCCCGCAAGCGCGGGCATGGCCGCCGGCGAAGCTTCCCTGCCGCCCGTGATCAGCACGAAAAGCAGCACCACCGCAAGGGCGCTGACGAGGGAAGAGACGACCGCGACGCGGAACGTCGACATGGAGCGCAAGCCGCGCATGCCGCCGGAGCCGGATGGACCGTAACGCTGGATGGAACGCTTCGCTTTGGTGGAATAAAAATCGTCGTCGAACAGGCTCATCGTCTTTCTCCCTCCTTTACGAGTATGTCCAGGATCAATCAAGTTTCTATCATGAACAGGAATGTTTTCATAGTCCGTGACTAAAATACTAATAGAATAGATTCCCGCAGGCAAGCCGACAACCAAGGAATTTCCAATGAAAAGAAAGGAAGGGATGACTTATGCAAAATGCTTCCTATGATTGGCACTATCTCGATCTCGCCGCCCGTTTGGGAGACTTGAAGGACGACCAGTACCGGCAGCTTCTGGCGCTCAGCACGCTCATCGAGCTGCTCGTCGACAAAGGCTTGCTCACGCCCGAGGAAATCCGCGACAAATCGCTCCATATGGAGGCTGAACTGAACCGTCAGCTCCTGCTCTGAAGCCGCTGTTTCAAGCCTTGAGCAGATCCCACTCCGTCGGCTTGTCAGGGTAGGTATCGCATAAGGCGAACTCGTGCTTCTGATAGAAGAACCCATTGTCTTCTAATACTGTATTCACCGTCAGTTTGGCTAAATCCATGAGATTGTGCTGCAAGCTCAGGTGCGCCAAATAGACTCTGCGGGTCGCGCCGGACAGAAGCCTGCACAACGCTTCCCCTGCGGCTTCGTTGGATAAGTGGCCGGTATCCCCGAGAATGCGCCGTTTGATGTTCCAAGGGTATCGGCCCATCCTCAGCATCTCGATGTCATGGTTGGATTCGAGTACGATGACGTCGGAGCCCATCAGCTTGGCCATGACCTTATCGCTCATGTAGCCCATGTCGGTCGCGAGGCTCAGTTTGCGTCCGCCTGATTCAAAGCAATAGCCGACCGGCTCCGCCGCATCGTGGGAGATCGCATACGATTCGATCTTGAGATCGAACAATTCCATCGCGCTGTCCGTGTCCAGCACCTTGCGCTGGTGGTCGGGCAGCTCGCCGACGTGCTTGTGCATGGCCGCCCACGTTTTCTCGTTCGCGTAAACCGGCAATTCGAATTTCCTGGCGAACGCCCCGAGGCCCTTGATATGGTCCGAGTGCTCGTGCGTCACGAACACCGCGTCCAATTCATTCCCCGCGACGCCGCGTTGCTGCATCAATTCTTCTATTTTTTTGCCGCTCAGCCCGACATCGACGAGCACGGTCGCCGCATCCGAAGATACGACCGTCGCGTTGCCCGTCGAGCCGCTGGCCAGCACCGTAAAACGTAAGCCCATGGCGGTTTCCTTTCTCTCTCCCGTATTGCTCTCTAGTCTCTACTTCGTCTCCGGCGCCGGAGGCGTTTCTCCTTTGCCGGTGGTGACTTCCGCGCTGATCGCATGTACATAGTACACTTCGCCATTTTCTAACAAAACCCTCCACGAGGGTGCCGAAACTTGCGTTTCCGCGTCAGGAAATATTTGCCCGTGATAGCCAAGCCGGATGTCCTTGATGACGGAGTTGGCGGGCAGGTAGTTGTTGATGACGACCGCGACCGCTTGGGATGCGGGCAGCACCCGCTGCTCCTGCGAGACGTCCGAGGCGAGCGTCTGGACGATGTCCTGACGGTACGATTGGATCCGCTGCTCGCTGTTGTACAGTTCCAGATGGATGTCGAACATCGGGAACCCGTCCACGATCCGGTTCAACACGAAGACGCCTTCCCGGCTGCCGGGGTCGTCGTAGGCGTATTTGCCGATCTCCGGAATCGTCCCGCCGAGCGCGTCCGAAAGCTCCTGCGTATTGAAAACGATTCGGGATTCCGGCGGTTTCGCGATCGGGATGCGGGCTTTATCGCCCTTCGCCGGCTGCTCTTTCAGCTTGAAGGACAAGTCCTTCATCGACGGCGTCTCCGCCGGGATTTGCGCGTCGATCCGGATTTTCTTCTCCTGCATGATCTGCCGCGTCTCCGCGGGAAGAGACGTCCAGTCGACGGACGTACTCACTTGGGCGCGCCATTCCGTCCACAGCTGATAGCCAAGCAGCACGTTCAACATCAGAAAGGCGAGAATCAGTACGCTTTTCGCCCGTCTCCAGTCCATCCCTTCCCCTCCTTGGCGCTTTTGCGCGGATTTATGGTTTGAAGCTTCCGGCTTACGGCGCGGCGGTCGATTCCGCCACGATCTGCACGGAGCCGTTCGCCAAGCGCACGGCCCAAACCGGATGAAGCGTGATGACGTCCTTCTCCAGCGTCGGCCGGTAAGCCGGGAACAGCGCCATCACCCTGGATCCGAGAGAGGCTTGCGCGATCAGGCTGCGCAGAGGGTCTCCTCCCGGCAATGTCCGGCTTGTGCGGTTTTTCGCGGTGTCGTCCATGATGAGCAAGGACCTCTCATACGAGGTAACGGTACCTTGCTGCAGCAGAAGCTGCATGTAGCCGAACGTCAACCCTTTGCCCGGCATCACCGGCACTTTGCCGTAATATTGCTGAAAGCGGATGAGACTGTCTGCACTGTCTTCGTTGTCCGCATCCGATTCGGGCGACAGTGTCAGGCGGTACTGCCCGTTCCACCCGCCGTGCTGATTGACGAACCGCACCGCGCCCGTCACATTGTCGATGAAGTCGGTCTGGCCTTCGGTCGGCGCCACGGGGTCGGTATACGACATCCATCCGCCGTTTTCGCCGATTTTGAGCCCTCGCCTGCCGTCTGTATAGATCAAGTTGCCGTCTTTGTTTTCCTGGATCGTCCGCGTCATGCCCGGATCGAAAAACAGGTTCGTCTGCATCTGTTCGCTTGTATAGCGGGTGATCGGCACGTCCATCTGCGTCAGCCAGGAGTACGGCTTCTCCGGCAAATACAGCTGGCCGTCGGTCGTCTGGTACGGCGTCCAGAACTGGCCGAACCCGACGTTCGTCGCCACGTCGCCCACCGTCAGGTCGGCCCGAAGCGACTCGTAGACGTTGCGACCGTCCGAACTGAAGAAGAACGTGCGCACCTCTTCGCTGTCTTTGCGAACGAAAATCCAGATCCGGTCGATCGAATCGCCCGAGAAGAGAAAGTCGGTTTCGAGCTTGAACACGCCTTCTCCTTGCAGAAGCTTGAACGGGATCGGCCGGCCGAACCGCAGCTCGACGCCTTGGTCTTCCCGCCTGACCAAGTCCCAATCGACCGAGTCCACGGAGCTGCGCTCGAAGCCTTTGAAATCCCTGCCCTGAAGTTTGCTCAGGATCAAATCGTAGTAAGGCGAGTTGTCCGGGTAAAAAACGGTATGCTTGTCTCCGCCCAGATGAAGCACGATCTCTTCGGGGAACAGCAGGTTCTGCACCTTCTCTTCCGGACCGAGCGGCTCCGTCTGGACGTAATCCTGATTCGGCTTCACTTTGGCTTCCAGGCTCGGCATGCTGTAAGCCAGGAAATAGCTTTGCACCAGACTGAGCGCCACGAGCAAGCCGAGCAGCACGGATTTGCCCTTCTCCATCATGCCGGCTCACTTCCTTCCTGCACGATCGGCAGCGTCACGGTCACGACGGTACCGACGCCGACCTCGGAGTCGAGCGAGATCGCGCCGCCGTGCGCCCGGACGATTTCCCGGGCAATCGACAGGCCGAGGCCCGTGCCGCCCATGTTGCGCGAGCGGGCCTTGTCCACCCGGTAAAACCGGTCGAAAATGCGCTCCAAATCCTTCTTCGGAATGCCGATTCCCGTATCTATCACGACGACGGAGAGAAGCCCGGCCGGGGTCCGAGCCGCCGACAGGTCGATCGTTCCTCCGTCGAGGGTGTATTTGAGGGCGTTGGAGACGAGGTTGTCCAGCACCTGGTCGATACCGTCCCGGTCGAGCCATACCGGCTCCAGCTTGGCATCGACTTTCACCGATGCGGTAATCGCCTTCTGGCGCAATTGGAATGAGAAGCGGTCGACGACCTCTTCCAGCATGTCGTTCATGTTCGTCTTTTCGCGGCGGAGCTGCAGGCGGCGGGAGTCGAACCGGGACAGGTGCAGCAGGTCGCTGACCAGCCGGATCATCCGCTCGGTCTCGTTGCGGATGACGCCGACGAAACGGTCCGCCAGCTCGCGCTCCTCCATCGCGCCGTCTCCGAGCGCTTCGGCGTAGCTCTTGATCGTCGTCAACGGCGTGCGAAGCTCGTGGGAAACGTTCGCCACGAACTCGCGGCGGGACTGCTCCAGCTTCTCCGCCTCGGTGACGTCGTGAAGCACGGCGATGGCCCCCGCCACGCCTTTGTCCCTTCGCCGGATCGGCGTCAGCGTGACGCGGACGATAACCTCGTCCTCGTCTTCCGCCACCTCCCTGCGCAGCAGCAGCCAGGATTCCTTGCCTTCGAGAGTCTGGGCGATCGGCGCCTTGTCCACGCCCAACGCTTCGGACAGCGTTCGGCCCTCCCAATTCTCCGAACCGAGCAGCGTTTGCGCGCGGCGGTTCGTGATGATGACCCGGCCGAGTTCGTCCGTCGCCAGCACCCCGTCGTTCATGTTCGTCAGGACCGAAGAGAGCTTCTCCTTCTCCTCTTCGTTCAGCGCGAGCGCTTCGGAGAGCCGGTCCGTCATGTCGTTGAACGCGGCGCTGAGCTGCCCGATCTCGTCGGTGCCCAGCACGGGAACCCGCTGGTCGAAGCGGCCTTCCGCCACCTCGGTGACTTGGCGGGTGAGCGCCTTGATCGGCGCGGTGATCGTGCCGGCCAGCAGTACGCCGAGCAAGGCGGTGAGTCCCAGCGCGATCAGGATCGCGGAGACGAAAATGCGGTTGATCCGCTCGACTGTCTGGTACAGGTCTTTCATCGAAGCGGTGATATAGACGACGCCGACGACTTTGCCTCCGGCGATGACCGGCTTGGCGATCACTTTCTTGCGGACGTTGTCGTCGTCGATGATTTCTTCCTCGTTGTCGGGGATGCGCTGCAACGCACGGCTGACGAGCAGCGAAGTGTTCTTGCGCCCAATGATCGAAGGCTGCGTCATTTTGGACGTCGTCAGCACGCGTCCGCTGGCGTCCAACACCTGAATCTCGGCGCCGCTGATGCTGGAGAGGCTCCCGGTCAGCGCGTTCAGTTCGTCCCCGGCTTCCTGCAGCGCTCCGCCGCTCTTGTCCTGTTGGGACAACGCAGGGGCCGTCAGATTGGTCAGCAGGTTCGCTTGGTAGTTCAGGTTGCTCGTGAAAGACTCGATCAGCGAGCTCTTCATGGTGCTGATGAAATACACCCCGATCAGCTGAACCGCGATCAGGATGAGCATCAGCACCATCAGAATGAGCTTTGCCTGAATGCTCCGGAAAATCCGAAAAAGCTTCATCCCAGGGGACCGCCCGACATGCGCGTGCTGCGCATCAGATAGCCGAGGCCGCGGCGGGTCATGATGATGTCGGGGCGGCTCGGGTCATCCTCGATCTTCTCGCGAAGCCGGCGGATCGTGACGTCGACGGTGCGGACGTCTCCGAAATATTCGAAGCCCCATACCGCCTGCAGCAGATGCTCCCGCGTCATGACCTTGCCGCTGTTGCGGGCCAGATAGTGGAGCAGCTCGAACTCCCGATGGGTGAGATCGAGCGGCTGGCCGTTCTTGTATACGACGTACATGTCCGTGTCGATGAAAAGGTTGAACAGCTTGATTCCCTGCGGTTCCGTCTCCTGCGGGGCGCTGTCGTCGTTGCCGCGGGGCGCCTCCAGGTTCCGCTGGCGCCGCAAGTGCGCCTTCACCCGCGCGAGCAGCTCCCGCGTGCCGAACGGCTTGGTCACGTAATCGTCGGCGCCGAGTTCAAGCCCCAGCACCTTATCGATCTCCGTATCCTTGGCCGTCAGCATGATGATGGGCGTAGACAAACGCGAACGCACCTCGCGGCACACGTCCATACCGTCTTTGATAGGCAGCATCAAATCAAGGAGAATCAAGTCGGGATCCTCCTCGAACGCCAGCCGCACCGCCGCTTCCCCGTCGAAAGCGCAGACGACCTCGTAGCCCTCTTTTTCCAAATTGAATTTCAGAATATCGGCGATCGGCCGCTCGTCGTCCACGACCAGAATTTTGCCCGGCATGCCTGCACGCCTCCCTTCTCCGGAAGCTCGTTTCCATGACTCTATCTTACCATAACCGCATAGCCGGGAGAACGAAGGAAACAATCTCCTGCACCGATTCTACGGCCAAGAAAAAAGCTTTCTCCGGTCGGAGAAAGCTTCGTTGCGCTTATAAGTAACTCGTCGGGTTTTTGAGCTTGCCGTCCAAATGGATTTCAAAATGAAGATGAGTGCCGGTAGAGTGGCCCGTGCTGCCCATGATGCCGATCGTTTCGCCTTGTTCGACGATCTGGCCTTTCTTGACTTTGATGCTCCTCATGTGCCCGTAAACGGTCTTGAAGCCGTTCTTGTGATCGATGATGACCATGTTGCCGAGGCCCCCGGACTTATACCCGGCGTACTCGACGACGCCGTCATCGGCGGCCATGATGTTGCTTCGGCCGACCATGTCGATGCCGTTATGCATCCGTCCCCAGCGCTCGCCCAGATAGCTCGTGATCCGGTGCCCGATGACGGGCCAAATGAATTTGCCGGAACCCTCTCCCGGAATGACTTTCGTTCCTTTGAGGATGATCGTGGAGACGGGCTTCTCCAGGATTTGCTCGGAGACGATCTCCTCTTCCGCGAGATCCCCGTTGGTTTTGACCAGTCGGTACGTCACTCTTTTCTTGCCGTCCCGTCCCTGGCGGATCATCTTGGATTGGCCCGCCCGGATGTCGTCGCTCTTCTTGTACTCGATCGTCGCCTCGATGACTTCGTCCTGCGTCACCTGTTCGACCGATTGCACGTTCAGCATCGGGGAAGGTCTGTCCTCGGTCAGCCGTTCATAGAGAAGATCGGGATCGGTTAACGTTCCGTCGCCGAGCGCGACTTCCTGGAGATCGACCTTCTCGACGAAGTCCACGGAGGTGACGAGATGCTCGGGCGTTTTAGGCGTTTGAGCCGTTGTCGCGGGTTTCTTCGCGCCGACAGTCGCCGACAGCGCCATCGTGCGAACCCTTGGCTGCTGCGCGGCCGCGGCGGAATCTTCGGCTTCCGCTTCGGCGAAGGCGAGTTTGGCGTCCTTCGGCACGTATTGGTGCTTGATTTTGTCCAGCAGCTCTTCCGCCGTCGCGCGGTCCCGGACGATGCCGACGGTTTTTCCTTCGATCCTGACTTCCACGCCAATGGGATGCGTCGTCACTTTGCCCGCCAATGCGGCTAGCGTTTGCTCGTCGCCGGGACGAGCCTTGTAAGCCCTTTCAAGGCGGTATGTAACCTGGTTGCCGTCGAGCGCCTGCAGGAGGGAGGTGTCCGCCCGGTCCAATTCGGCTTCTTTGGCGGAGAGCCAATGCTCGACTTTGGCGCTGGAACTGATCGTGCCGACCGGCACGCCTTTCACGTAAACCCGGTAATAATCCACCATGTGGGCTTTCACGTATTGGTGCCCGCCAATGGCAACCGCTCCGACGCCAAGAACGGCGATCGCGGTTGCGGCGATGGGACTGCGGTAATGCCCGACAAAACGACTCCACTTCGGAAGCATTTTCTTATTAACAACGGTTATTCCTTTCAAGCAGTAAGACCGAACGTGCCGGAGACTGCCCCTGACGGCAGCAGCTGCGCTCCGGATTCGGCCCGTTCCCCTGAAATCGGCCATGATCTTCTCCTTTACGCGTATGATGTTCGGAACCTATTTGCCTTCCGTTCAAGGTAAAACCTGAGTCCTACTTTAACATAGGTCTTACAGACCGGACAACCAAACAAACGTTTGATGTTCGAAAAATGGCAAAACCGCCCTATCGGGGGCGGTTTTTGAATGCACACTCTCGGTTTACGGATTTTGCGCGAGCTCCTCGCCGGCCGGGGGATTGGGGGTGTCTTCGGTCCCGGATTCCCGGCTTTGGAGCAGCTCCATCATTTGGGTGTACTCAGACTCGGTCAGAATCGGCTTGATCGATTTTCCGATCTCCTCGACTTCCGCTTTCGTCAGCCCGTCGGCCAGCTTGTCGGAAAGCAAGGCCAGTTGTTCGGCGTCCATTTTGGCCATGACCGTTCGCAGCAGTTGGCGCTGCTCCGCGGTCATTTCCGCCGTGCTGCCGCTAAACGCCGAAACCGAGGGGGTCTCATCCGGAAGACCGGGACCTGGACTTCCCGATGCGATGCCGCCTGTGCCGGGACTTGTGCTAGTGTTGGCGTTCGCGCTTGCGCTAGGGCTCGGATCGGGAGAGGCTTTCCCGCTTCCGCCTCCGCGGCCTGCGTTTTCCGGGGAGGTCGACGCGGGGGAGGGCGTCGGCTTTTCGGATGCATCCGCGGCGGCCGTCGGCTCAGGATGTGCGCCCCACAGCCGGCCCCAGACGCCGGACAGCGCGAAAGGCTGCGTCTGAAGGGGCAGGTCGAGCTGCTTCAGCAGCGATTCCATATAGCTGTTCACGATATAACCCGTCGTCCAGATGCTGAGGAAGCTGAGCAGCAGGGCCGTCGCCAGCGTCTTCGCCGCCCAGTTCATCCATTTCCACCACATGCCGCTACCACCTGTTTTCCATCTTCTTTTCATAGATTTCAGTATGGACAAACCTATCGGCTTTTAACCGTGTGGAAAAGCACAGGCGGGCGGCGATAGAGCGATTTCCGGCTATTCGCCGGGGTGGCGCGGCGGCAAGAGCTGAGGCCCGACGCCTTCGAACGTAAGCTTCACCGGACGGATCGTCCCGTCATCTTCGAACTCCATGCGCTCGATACAGACGACGCGATGATTGGCTGCCGACTCTTCCAAAGGACGCCGGTGATAGATCATATACCAATCGTCAGTCCCGGGTACATTCAGAAACCCGTGGTGGCCGGCGCCCGTCGCGACCTCCGGATCGGCGGACAAGATTTTTCCGATCCGCTCGAAAGGCCCGATCGGAGTGTCGGCAACCGCGTAAGCGACCGAATAGTGGGGTCCGCCCCATCCGCCTTCCGACCACATGAAATAATAGCGGCCCTGCCGCTTCAGCATGCAGGGACCTTCGACGTAACCCGACGGCGTCACCTCGATGAACGTCTCTCCGTTATCGTGGGTGTCCAGGCTGGTCATATCGCGGTTTAATCTCACGACGTTGCAGCGGCCCCATCCGCCGTAAAACAAATACGGCGTACCGTCGTCGTCGATGAAAACGTGCGGATCGATCGGCTGCGCGCCGTTCACGAACCTGTCGATCAGCGGTTTGCCTATCGGATCCAGAAAGGGGCCTTCCGGGCGGAGTGCGACGGCGACGCCGATGCCGCCCCGCTCTTCGTCGTTCTGGATGTCGTTCGCGGCGAAATAGAGGTAGTATCTCCCGTTCGCATAGATGGGAGACGGCGCCCATACCGCCCGGCTGGCCCATTCTATGTCTTCCGCGGCTAATATCCGTTCCGATTTCGTCCAAACGACAAGATCGTCCGAATAGAAGGCGTCAAAAAAAGTCTGGTCCTCGTAATCGGCGGAATAGGTCGGATAAATCCAATAACGATCCTCGAAAATTCTAGCTTCCGGGTCTGCGTACCAGCCGGGGAAAAGCGGATTTCCCGATTTCATGCTGCCTCCTCCATTCCATGACCGAATTGTCTTCCTGCTCTATTATAGGAAAAAAATCGCATCCCCCCTAGTCCTTAAACCGCAAAAACCGTCCGCCTTAAAGGGCGAACGGTTTCTCGTTTACATTTCCTTGTTATGCAGCCGCTTCGGCGACAGGTGCGGCAGACGCTGCTTGACGCTGCTTGCGCGAGCGTTTGAAGTACAGCAGTTCGTACATGACCGGCACGACGACCAAGGTGAGGAGCGTCGAACTGGCCAATCCGCCGATCACGACGACGGCCAGGCCGCTCGAGATGATGCTTCCGCCGCCCATGCCGATCGCGAGCGGGATCAGGGCGCAGATCGTCGCGATCGCCGTCATGAGGATCGGACGGAGACGCGTGCCTCCCGCTTCGATCAACGCTTCGCGGATCGTCAGGCCGTGCTCGATCTGCTGGTGCACGCGTTCGAGCAGTACGATCGCGTTGGTGACGACGATGCCGATCAGCATCAGGAAGCCGATCATGCTGGAGACCGACAGCGGCTCGCCGCCGATCAGCGTGCCGACCAATCCGCCGATGAGGGCGAACGGCAGGGAGAACAGCACCGCCAGCGGCGCGCGGCCTTCGCGGAAGGCGATGACCATCACGATGTAAACCATGCCCACGGCTACCAACATGGCCATCAACATATCCTTCATCATCTGCTGGATGTCCGCGTTGCTGCCGCCCGTCGTGTAGTCGGCACCGGCCGGGAGCTTCAACGCTTTCAGCGTTTTCTCGACTTCCGCGTTGACTTTGTTGACGTTCTTATCCGTGATTTTACCGGAGACGGTCGCGTATTCCGCGCCGTTTTTATACTGCAGCGTGCTCGGAAGCTGGACTTCCTTGACGTCCGCGATGTCTCGAACGGAAATTTCCTGGCCCGTCGGCGCGTGCAGCTTTAAGCCGGCGATATCGTCTACGGATTTCAGGGAGACCCCGTTCAATGCCAGGTACAAATCGTTTGCTTTCGCGCCGTCTCCGATCGTGCCGGCTTTCGTTTCCGTCAGGAACGGGTGCAGCAGCATCGAAGCTTGGGCCGCGGACAGGCCGTATTTGGCGGCGTCGTTCTGCCGGACTTCGATCGCGATGCCCTTCGTTCCGTCTTGAAGGTTGTTGCTGATGTTTTTGGTGCCCGCGACCTTAGCGACCGCCGCGGTGATCTGTTCCGTCGCCGTGCGGATGTCCTGCGTGGAGTTGCCGGTTACGGTAATGGAGATCGCCCCGCCGCCCGACATGTCATCCTTGATCAGGCTGAATTCCGCGCCGGCCGGAACGGTGACTTGCTTGCCGACTTCGTCGCTGAATTGATCCAGATCCGTATCGCTCTTCAAGCCGATGAACCATTCCGCGGTGTCGGCATCGCCGCTTCCCGTGATGCTTCCGCCGATCGTCAGGCTGGCGTTCTCGACCGCGGTGTGTTTCCGTACGACTGCGTCCACTTTATCCGCTTCGGCGCGGATCGAATCCAGGCTCGTGCCTTTCGGCATCTTAAGCGAGGCGAAAATGTATTTGTAATCCGATTCCGGCAGCAGCGTCACGCCGACTTTGCCGGCGAAGATCGGAACCAGGCTGCCCACGAAGATAAGGAAAGACAGAATGAGCACCGTCGCTTTATGGCCGAGCGACCATTTCAGCACGCGTTTGTAACCGCGGCTGACGGCGGATTCCTTTTCCGCTTTCGGCTGGGTTTTGCGTAACAAAGCCCATGCCATCAGAGGAACGACCGTGAGCGCCACAAGCAAGGAAGACAGCAGCGCGAAAGCGACGGTCCAGGCGAACGGGCGGAAGTATCCGCCGATCATGCCTTGCAGCAAGCCGAGCGGCGCGAATACGGCAACCGTCGTGATCGTGGAAGAGGTGATCGCTCTTCCCACTTCAGCCGTAGCCGACAGAACGAGATCCTTGCTGATTTTCTCGCCGCGCAGACGGCGCACGATGTTCTCGATGACGACGATGCTGTCGTCCACGACCCGGCCGGTCGCGACCGCCAAACCGCCGAGCGTCATGATGTTCAGCGTCACGTCCGTGAACGACTTGAGGCAGATCAGCGCGATCAGCATAGACAGCGGAATCGAGACGATCGCGATCAAGGTCGCGCGGAAATTCCGCAGGAAGAACAGGATGAGCAGCGAAGCGAACAAGGCGCCCAGTCCGCCTTCGCGGGCCAGCGAGCTGACCGATTCCTTGACGTCGGTCGCGCGGTTGTACATGATCAGCGACTTGATTTGGCCGCCCTTCTCGGCGTCCTCATAGACTTTCAGGACTTTATCCGCCACTTCGACCGTATTGGCCGCGCCGGTCTTCACGATGTTAAGCGTGATGCTCGGCTGGCCGTTCGTCAGGTTGATGACGCTCAGGTCTTTTCCTTGTTCCACTTGCGCGATGTCCGTCAGCTTCACGCTGCCGTCCGGCGTGAGGCTCCATGCCTTCAGCTGTTCGAGCGAACGGAGGTCGCCTTGCACGAAGACCGGCAGCTTGTTCTGCTGCAACGTGACTTCGCCGAGCGGCACGCTCAGGTTATTCGCTTGCAACGCGCCCA contains:
- a CDS encoding peptidoglycan DD-metalloendopeptidase family protein — protein: MADFRGTGRIRSAAAAVRGSLRHVRSYCLKGITVVNKKMLPKWSRFVGHYRSPIAATAIAVLGVGAVAIGGHQYVKAHMVDYYRVYVKGVPVGTISSSAKVEHWLSAKEAELDRADTSLLQALDGNQVTYRLERAYKARPGDEQTLAALAGKVTTHPIGVEVRIEGKTVGIVRDRATAEELLDKIKHQYVPKDAKLAFAEAEAEDSAAAAQQPRVRTMALSATVGAKKPATTAQTPKTPEHLVTSVDFVEKVDLQEVALGDGTLTDPDLLYERLTEDRPSPMLNVQSVEQVTQDEVIEATIEYKKSDDIRAGQSKMIRQGRDGKKRVTYRLVKTNGDLAEEEIVSEQILEKPVSTIILKGTKVIPGEGSGKFIWPVIGHRITSYLGERWGRMHNGIDMVGRSNIMAADDGVVEYAGYKSGGLGNMVIIDHKNGFKTVYGHMRSIKVKKGQIVEQGETIGIMGSTGHSTGTHLHFEIHLDGKLKNPTSYL
- a CDS encoding glycoside hydrolase family 43 protein, whose translation is MKSGNPLFPGWYADPEARIFEDRYWIYPTYSADYEDQTFFDAFYSDDLVVWTKSERILAAEDIEWASRAVWAPSPIYANGRYYLYFAANDIQNDEERGGIGVAVALRPEGPFLDPIGKPLIDRFVNGAQPIDPHVFIDDDGTPYLFYGGWGRCNVVRLNRDMTSLDTHDNGETFIEVTPSGYVEGPCMLKRQGRYYFMWSEGGWGGPHYSVAYAVADTPIGPFERIGKILSADPEVATGAGHHGFLNVPGTDDWYMIYHRRPLEESAANHRVVCIERMEFEDDGTIRPVKLTFEGVGPQLLPPRHPGE
- the yycI gene encoding two-component system regulatory protein YycI, with the protein product MDWRRAKSVLILAFLMLNVLLGYQLWTEWRAQVSTSVDWTSLPAETRQIMQEKKIRIDAQIPAETPSMKDLSFKLKEQPAKGDKARIPIAKPPESRIVFNTQELSDALGGTIPEIGKYAYDDPGSREGVFVLNRIVDGFPMFDIHLELYNSEQRIQSYRQDIVQTLASDVSQEQRVLPASQAVAVVINNYLPANSVIKDIRLGYHGQIFPDAETQVSAPSWRVLLENGEVYYVHAISAEVTTGKGETPPAPETK
- the walK gene encoding cell wall metabolism sensor histidine kinase WalK yields the protein MKLFRIFRSIQAKLILMVLMLILIAVQLIGVYFISTMKSSLIESFTSNLNYQANLLTNLTAPALSQQDKSGGALQEAGDELNALTGSLSSISGAEIQVLDASGRVLTTSKMTQPSIIGRKNTSLLVSRALQRIPDNEEEIIDDDNVRKKVIAKPVIAGGKVVGVVYITASMKDLYQTVERINRIFVSAILIALGLTALLGVLLAGTITAPIKALTRQVTEVAEGRFDQRVPVLGTDEIGQLSAAFNDMTDRLSEALALNEEEKEKLSSVLTNMNDGVLATDELGRVIITNRRAQTLLGSENWEGRTLSEALGVDKAPIAQTLEGKESWLLLRREVAEDEDEVIVRVTLTPIRRRDKGVAGAIAVLHDVTEAEKLEQSRREFVANVSHELRTPLTTIKSYAEALGDGAMEERELADRFVGVIRNETERMIRLVSDLLHLSRFDSRRLQLRREKTNMNDMLEEVVDRFSFQLRQKAITASVKVDAKLEPVWLDRDGIDQVLDNLVSNALKYTLDGGTIDLSAARTPAGLLSVVVIDTGIGIPKKDLERIFDRFYRVDKARSRNMGGTGLGLSIAREIVRAHGGAISLDSEVGVGTVVTVTLPIVQEGSEPA
- a CDS encoding MBL fold metallo-hydrolase — translated: MGLRFTVLASGSTGNATVVSSDAATVLVDVGLSGKKIEELMQQRGVAGNELDAVFVTHEHSDHIKGLGAFARKFELPVYANEKTWAAMHKHVGELPDHQRKVLDTDSAMELFDLKIESYAISHDAAEPVGYCFESGGRKLSLATDMGYMSDKVMAKLMGSDVIVLESNHDIEMLRMGRYPWNIKRRILGDTGHLSNEAAGEALCRLLSGATRRVYLAHLSLQHNLMDLAKLTVNTVLEDNGFFYQKHEFALCDTYPDKPTEWDLLKA
- the yycH gene encoding two-component system activity regulator YycH encodes the protein MMEKGKSVLLGLLVALSLVQSYFLAYSMPSLEAKVKPNQDYVQTEPLGPEEKVQNLLFPEEIVLHLGGDKHTVFYPDNSPYYDLILSKLQGRDFKGFERSSVDSVDWDLVRREDQGVELRFGRPIPFKLLQGEGVFKLETDFLFSGDSIDRIWIFVRKDSEEVRTFFFSSDGRNVYESLRADLTVGDVATNVGFGQFWTPYQTTDGQLYLPEKPYSWLTQMDVPITRYTSEQMQTNLFFDPGMTRTIQENKDGNLIYTDGRRGLKIGENGGWMSYTDPVAPTEGQTDFIDNVTGAVRFVNQHGGWNGQYRLTLSPESDADNEDSADSLIRFQQYYGKVPVMPGKGLTFGYMQLLLQQGTVTSYERSLLIMDDTAKNRTSRTLPGGDPLRSLIAQASLGSRVMALFPAYRPTLEKDVITLHPVWAVRLANGSVQIVAESTAAP
- the yycF gene encoding response regulator YycF, with protein sequence MPGKILVVDDERPIADILKFNLEKEGYEVVCAFDGEAAVRLAFEEDPDLILLDLMLPIKDGMDVCREVRSRLSTPIIMLTAKDTEIDKVLGLELGADDYVTKPFGTRELLARVKAHLRRQRNLEAPRGNDDSAPQETEPQGIKLFNLFIDTDMYVVYKNGQPLDLTHREFELLHYLARNSGKVMTREHLLQAVWGFEYFGDVRTVDVTIRRLREKIEDDPSRPDIIMTRRGLGYLMRSTRMSGGPLG